The sequence below is a genomic window from Sphingobacterium sp. ML3W.
TCAACAATATTGAAATTAAAACTATAAAACACAATAATTATATTATCGGATGGACACTGTAAATTCAACATTAAAAATGAACCACGAAGAGTTATTCACCCTTTTAAAAGGTTTTATTACGGAAGTGATAGGAGAAGAATTTGTAGAAGAAATGGATATTACGCCAGAAAGTTCTTTTACGAAAGATTTGGAAATGGACAGTATCGAGATTGTCTCTTTTTCAGAGAAAATCAAAACACATTTTGGAGAGCAAATTGATTTTACGGGCTGGTTATCTTCCATGGATTTGGATCAATTAATCAACCTTGACCTCCGCATGATTATCAACTATATCTACGAATGCCAATAATTGACGTAAACAATAAAAAAGTTCATATACAAGAACTAAACAAAGGAGCTAAACAAACCGTGGTATTGATCCATGGTATGTTTAGCAATCTTTCTGTTTATTATTTTAATATCGCGCCCATTTTGGCGCAACACTTTCACGTGGTGATGTATGACTTGAAAAGTCATGGTATGAGTGAACGTATTTTGACTGGATATGATCTGAATAATATGTCTACCGACTTATTAGACCTGATGGACAATCTTCAGCTCGAGCAAGTTTTTCTAGTTGGTTATAGCTTTGGTGGACTAATTGCCCTGAAAACAGCCCTACTAGAGCCCGATCGTATACAAAAACTGGTCATCATGGAGGCGCCTGATCCACAAGATGAAAAAGCGCGTGATATCATCGAGGAGTATAGTAAGGAGTTTCTGGAACATTATGTAGCCAATTTCACCGACACAACAAAGGTAAAAATGGGTAAAAGACAAATGGAAAAAAATCACCGTCAATATGAATTCTTATTTCAACAGACCAGCATCAAAACAGATATGGTCACGGAGAAGCATTTTCTAGAAAACATCATTACGGCCCAATTGCCTATACCTACCTTGTTATTGTACGGAGCAGATTCCAATTGTAGACCTACTGGCGAATGGCTGAAAGAACAGATTGATGAGTCAACACTTGAATTGATACCAGGCGATCATAACATTCCTATACAAGAACCGACTCGTATAGCAGAAACCATCGTTCATTTTTTTACCAAAATCTTTATCAAAAACTATGGCTAAATATGTATTCGTTGTTCCACCTTTGACAGGCCATGTCAATCCAACTTTAAGCATCGG
It includes:
- a CDS encoding acyl carrier protein, producing MDTVNSTLKMNHEELFTLLKGFITEVIGEEFVEEMDITPESSFTKDLEMDSIEIVSFSEKIKTHFGEQIDFTGWLSSMDLDQLINLDLRMIINYIYECQ
- a CDS encoding alpha/beta fold hydrolase → MPIIDVNNKKVHIQELNKGAKQTVVLIHGMFSNLSVYYFNIAPILAQHFHVVMYDLKSHGMSERILTGYDLNNMSTDLLDLMDNLQLEQVFLVGYSFGGLIALKTALLEPDRIQKLVIMEAPDPQDEKARDIIEEYSKEFLEHYVANFTDTTKVKMGKRQMEKNHRQYEFLFQQTSIKTDMVTEKHFLENIITAQLPIPTLLLYGADSNCRPTGEWLKEQIDESTLELIPGDHNIPIQEPTRIAETIVHFFTKIFIKNYG